Within Haematobia irritans isolate KBUSLIRL chromosome 2, ASM5000362v1, whole genome shotgun sequence, the genomic segment agtgcccatatgtaatacacacttttagttaaatgtggtatcacaatggactgaatagtctaattgacgATTTTggcatgtgtttagaaagaagtTACGACAGAAATAATGATGGTgcctttttcgaaaaaattggttaatattcggtattttttgaaattccacATTCGATTCCTTAGCTTTCAATATATAAAGCACATAGATAGGTACATGAAATGTTTTAAGGTGCAAAAACTTGTAAATTTTGAATGCACTTATAGGTCCACTTTGTTgacctttttttaaataaacgcggATTTGCACATGTAAAAATGGAGAACGGAGATGGAGAAGTGCGACTTCTGTCATACgagaaaaaaataccaaaaccaATCAGTGAATACAACTAAGAACTAATAATTCAAGTAGGCACGCAATATGAAGGTATTATTGCCTGACCAAATAGTGGTTCAGGGTACAAACCGttgaaaataaacaataaatataaatattaatgaaaaattaatgaatttttgatacaaattgTAAAATATAGGTTGTTCCAATAATTCAACAAACTGCTACGCCAGACAATTGTTGGTTTTCCTAACTAACAAAAAATAGTTGTGATACCCAATTTCAATTGGTTGCAGTAATAAATAATGTAGGTTAAATTCTGATTGTAGATGGAACCAAATAATttgatttgcaaaaaaaaaaattggttgacacaacaaatttgttttctgtgtgtactcgtcttgcaacaaaaaaaaattaatttcagtaaGAACACAATCTTATAAtgcttgttttatgtgaacattatGTGAATGCTTCGGCAgtatctaaaaatatatatgcttcctgcgcATATGtttgagaagcgattttttgagggtgtacacccagaaaaaagtgccttcgaaactaaaggaaaaaaagtttatcaatttagtttagccattttatttcctttaaggtaaatttttatgtgaaataatacaatttacttgtttcagtaaaaaaatcctaaactgaaagcagttaggaatagttcattaactagaataaggcatggaattttactaatactgttttctttgctgggtataagaatttactgctgaacaagaaaattgtattcactgataacaaagcattcgtaaaaacaaacaaaaacccgaactaaaaccaagtttcctcaaatttagtaaaattttataaaatgataattctgacttcctttattatagaaagcttatcatacatacgaataacacttggcatagaaaaatattttagttcattcatagtattaagaagtattcaatcctttgaaaacataaggaaacacacttgttagaatataagaaatttttctatttttttatctacctgtaatagatacctgtcatcgatgtaatcgatatgtttgcgcatgggttgtgtttttagttagaatcgtgttgttatggtatacggagagattgttaaaaaataatttagtaaaacaatataatatataaacaagtatatacggccgtaagttcggccaggccgaagcttatgtaccctccatcatggattgcgtagaaacttcttctaaacactgccattagAAGAagccgaattacttaagttgcggtaacgcttgccaatggcaaggtatcttaaaacctcctaacaccatcttctaaattgtatgtaagtccatacgtggtatatattaaatcaaaaaagatcgatccaacgtatataattcagtttgacaaagtagacataaaattttgacaacattttctacagaaataaaattttaacaaaattttctatagaaataaaattttcacgaaattttctatagaaataaacttttgacaaaattttctatagaaataaaatcttggtagattatttttggctcgagtggcaaccatgattatgaaccgaataaaatttgaacaaaattgtctatagaaataaaattttgacaatgatgaaaattttattatgaaccgaataaaattttaacaaaattttctctagaaataaaattttgacaaaattttctatagaaataaatttttgacaaaattttctatagaaataaaattttggtagactatttttggctctagtggcaaccatgattatgaaccgatatggaccaatttttgtgtgattggaccaattttggtatggttgttagcgaccatatactaacaccacgttcctaatttgaacaggatcggatgaattttgctcctccaagaggctccggaggtcaaatctggagaacgttttttatgggggctatatataattatggaccgatatggaccaattctggcacgcttgttaaagatcacatactaacaccatgttccaaattacaaacggattggatgaaatttgcttctcttggagacttcgcaagccaaatctggggatcggtttatatgggggctgtatataattatgaaccgatgtggaccaatttttgcatggttgttagaaaccatataccaatatcatgtaccaaatttcaggcggatcggatgaaatttacttttctttgatgctccggaacccaaatctggggatcggtttatatgggcgctatatataattatggaccgatgtggaccaatttttgcacggttgttagagaccatataccaacaccatgtaccaaatttcagccggatcggatgcaatttgcttctctttgaggcttcgcaagccaaatctggagatcggtttatatggggtctatatataattatggaccgatgtggaccaatttttgcatggttgttagagaccatatactaacaccatgtaccaaatttcagccggatcggatgaaatttgcttctcttttaggctccgcaagccaaatctggggatcggtttatatgggggctatatataattatggaccgatgtggaccaatttttgcatggttattagagaccatataccaacaccatgtaccaaatttcagccgaatcggatgaaatatgctcctgttagaggctccacaagccaaaactgagggtccctttatatgggggctatacgtaaaagtggaccgatttggcccattttcaatatcgtccgacctacatcgataacaactacttgtgccaagtttcaagtcgatagcttgtttcgttcggaagttagcgtgatttcaacagacggacggacggacggacatgcttagatcgacttagaatttcaccacgacccaaaatatatatactttatggggtcttagagcaatatttcgatgtgttacaaacggaatgacaaagttaatatacccccatcctatgttggagggtataaaaatataatatataaaatatttgttattttaaactagtgggaacatttttcgttttttgaagatTATTAAACATAAACAACAAGCAATAAGTCTattaatgttcgtgatggtgtataacaccagcagaataacaactcctttattcgtcttcattttggaatcttcaattatcacgtAATCTTCAGTggagctaaccttttgtgaaaacattggtttatgcactgaaaaaacagtgaacccagcaggaagaaaacatttggttgattttagaaaattttgaatatttttagaaaatcatgtaaaaccttttttcgaagggttcaagtgtggttcattgttgggtttaatgaactgcctgaatttattctgataattggttgatagttttgctgcaagtagaaacttgcgtccatccaaccatcttgctgtctatagggctttgcccaaataaatttgacaaacattattttcctctgttggttaagctacacttgtagtttagtcaatgtatggttttaagttgaaatcaaaaaaacaacaacaatttttagaaaattttaactaaacagtattacaaacgctggcatcccgccgatatcacaaaaataagtaaataatttaatttaaatttattattgaagaaaaaattgcttatataaataaataaagttgtattttaaaatgaagttaagcagttctaattttgaagtaaaaggtttaccacaaatatgtaagatttgtccaaatgaatgaaaaaagttcaataaaatcattccattaaattttttcattgtgtagtatagtggtacataaatataggaaaatgttaactaatatatggaatgcattctgcctaatttctacgaaaatcacatcgttcaaacaaataaaaatgtctttggcgctatacgaagttcaactatcttcacaatgagttcgttttaacttaaagaaggggtcacttttttctgggtgtaataaTGAATACTCCAATTTATTGGTGAATTTAAAGACTAGAAGGATGGTTTAAAATTAGATGTTACATTTGCCATCGCTGTGAGCTTGAAATTATCATATTTCTTTACAAGAAAAGTACAAATCGAAAAACCAATCAATATTCAACGAATGGTGTTTTCTTGGTTATTATATTCCGTTCAAGGCATGAAAAATGGCTATGAATGCACCTGcttctaaatatttttcaatgctATTGAAAAAGTATTGATCGTTTTTTTAATACCTTGTCTAAAGTAAGGTTCATTTGGTATTTTAGATTTTAACAGCACATTAAGGACTTTTGTTGCAATCTTGGACAGATCTCTCCAAGACATTGCATGTCACAATATCTAATTGCAAAAAATGAATGGCTTTGTTTCCCAGATAGAATGTCAATGAATTTAAAATGCAATTATTTGTgattatgtctaaaaaattaccaaatagCTAAATAAACATACAAcagtaaaaatgtatttttttagttGGTCTTCGCAAATAAAAAGCTAAATAATTCATTATTGGAAAATTAAGTGGAATTGAAAATCGGAAGGCTTTTTTTATTCTCCATTTGTGTTGCAGTAGGCTTTTTTGACAACTACAAATCATATCAGGTGTTCATCAAACCAGTTAAGATAAATCAAAATGTTAGCCAGACTAATCAAGAAGTTGACGTGAGCCAAGCTCTTACGGTGTATTGACTTGAAAAGTACATTTTACCATTCTGGTAGACCGATTTAATCACGTCTCCCCCACGTAGATCTCTATTTCATATtattgaaatcaatttttgaaataatttacgtttgattgaattcaatttatattgtagtttaattgaactttaaacaatttactttaattatatttatctatttatggaaatatagtttattatgattaattacaaattgtttttttattattacaatgaaaaaaatattgtcgtgaggtcaacgatttcatgtctttaaaatacgaatgcaaatttggcttagcatagaagacgcatttctctaatataaagcttttttccttgttcaaaagtcgataaacttttcaacgaagtcgtattgtcctcataattaagtgatttcacttaaaaatgggtatcataacatgaacacggacgaaaaagactgtttttcatatgtttgggtataaacattatatgtttggaactcaaatttttaaacacaatatttttgagtgcaaacatataattgtTGTATATGTTAAGTGTATACATATAAGCATTCACATTACGTTCATACTTTATTTATGTAAATACATTTAATTCTAATATGTGTAACCCTACAAATCTACCATACATAGTATAAAAACTTGTAACTATATTATGAAATAGAATAAAGAGTCATTCGTGAATTTGACTTAAATTAAAACACAACTCTTTCACATAACATGGTGTCAGTGCAAAATATAATAAGTTGAAAAGTTGAGAGGAATTCGGGACATTTTGATTAAGATGCCGGACGTGAAAAGTGATGAAGCAAGTGGTCAAGTGTTTGCTACTTCACTTCAGCCATTGAATTTTAAAGCCCCAGATATTGCCAAGGAGTGGAAAACTTGgcacacaaaatttaaaatatttttgagagcGTCAAACTTGGAAAGCGAAACCGATCAGAGGAAGGTGGCGTTACTGTTACATCACCTTGGGACACAGTCCTTAGATGTTTTCAATTCCTTTGATATGGATATTGATACAGTCAAGTATGCAGATTTGGTGATGAAACTTTGTTCGTACTTTACTCCATGGATTAATATAGTAATGGAGCGGTATAAATTTTTCACCTACAAGCAACAAGAAGAGCAGTCCGTGGATGAATATGTGACAGcattgaaaaatttaagtttaagcTGTGAATTTGGGGGCTTGAGAAATGATTTGGTTCGGGACATTTACATTTGTGGATTGTCGGCAAAAATGGGTCATGTCAGGGAGAGATTACTCACTGAAGACAACATAAGTTTGGAAAGAGCTGTCTGTATCAGTAAAAATATGGTAATGGCGAAGGAAAATGCATCTATTTTCCAACAAGATGGCGGATTGGAAGGAGTTGTAAGTgttattaaaacaaatacaaGCAACAGattcaacaacaaatacaacAGCAACAATCATTATAAGACCAACATCAACAAAAAGTCTAACAGTGGTAACTGCAATAGATGTGGTCAAATACATCGGGATAAATGTCCAGCAGATGGTGCGAAGTGCTATGAATGTGGAAAAGTTAATCATTTTGCCAGAATGTGTACTTTTAGAAAAAGATTTGTGAAGCAAATGTATGCCGATCAAAACGAAGgtaaagaagaagaagatgatGAAGATGATTTGTTTATTGGAGTGGTGGACAAAAAGAAGAATGTAACTGAATGGAATGTGGAGGTAACaataaaacatcaaaaaattatttgccaaATTGATACAGGGGCACAGGCAAACATAATGTCAGCTAAAACAGCAGATATGTTGAAAATGAAATCATTTTTCAAAACATCAGTTCGAATTTTTACGTTCAGTGGTGAGAGGATTCCTGTGTTGGGAACAGTTGATCtagattttatatataaagatgAACTTTTTaatgcaacattttttattgtgaatatggaatgtaaaaatattataggTATTGAAATGGCAGTCAAAATGAATTTAGTTAAAGAAATTAATagcatttcaattaataaaactattgaaaaatattctgaTGTTTTACATGGCCTTGgtcttttgcaaaataaatgcaGTTTTAAGATAAGAGACAATATTGAACCGGTGATTGAACCACCTCGTAAAATTCCATTTAAGCTATATGAAAGTTTACGAAAAGAATTCCATTGTGTTGGTTGCGAAACCAAATGGTAGTATGAGGATTTGCTTGGACCCAAGGCATTTGAATAAGGCCATTTTGAGGCCCCATTATCCTTTTCCAAATATTGAAGACTGTAAGGCAAAGTTGGTAGGTTCTAGGTATTTTACAGCTCTGGATGCTAAAAATGGTTTTTGGATGATTCCGTTAGATGATAGGTCATCTAAATTGTTCACATTCAATACACCTTTTGGACGTTATCGGTTTTTAAGATTGCCATTTGGCATTAATGCTGCGCCGGAGATATTTCATGCTGAAATGATGAAACTATTTGGGGATATTCCCAATTTGATAATATACATAGATGATTTTTTGATCTATTCATCGACTATAGAGGAGCATGATAGAACATTAGAGGCGGTTTTTCAAAGGGCTAGAGAAGTAGGTTTGAAGTTTAACGAATctaagtgcaaatttttaaggactgaaataaaatttttaggtcatATTTTTGATAGGACGGGAGTGAGTCCGGATAATGAGAAAGTTAGTTAGGAGATGCAGAGATTTTTAGGCATGGTTAATTATTTGGGtccatttatcaaaaatttgtcgGAGAAGAATCATAACTTAAGGGAATTGTTAAAGAATGATGTTCAGTGGCATTGGTCGGCTATACATGAGAATGAGTTCAGAAATTTGAAAAGGGAAATAACAGAGGCTCCTGTGCTTACATATTTCGATAAGAGTAAAAGATTGATTTTATCGGTAGATGCCTCTAGATTTGCTGTTGGTGCCACAATTTTGCATGAGGGTCAGCCTATAGCGTATGCGTCAGGTTCGTTAACGGAATCTCAAAAAAATTATGCTCAGATTGAGAAGGAGCATTTTGCTATATTATTTGGatgcagaaaatttcatcagtaTATTTATGGTTCCAATGTGACTGTGGAAACAGATCACAAGCCTTTGGTAACTCTATTCGATAagcttttatataaaattccacCACGACTACAGCGTTTTATTTTGTGTTTGCAGAGTTATAGTTTATCCGTGCAATATAGACCTGGCAGGGATTTGAAAATAGCTGACACACTGTCGAGAGCTCCCTTGGAGGATAAAGCATTATCTGAAATTGATAGCGAGGTCAATATTCactgcaattttatttcttcgcaTTTGGAAATTCCTTTTGTTGATGTTTATTCCATTGGGGAGCATAGTAAGAAGGATGACACTTTTATGAAGATTGCAGGATACACACGTAATGGTTGGCCGGATTGTCGTAGTAAACTTGAGGATGACGTAAAGCCTTATTTTAAGATTAGGGATGATATAACGATTTTGGATGATGTATTGCTgaaaaatagtaaaatattGATACCGAAAACTTTGAGACGGGGTGttttagataaaattcacgAGGGTCACATGGGGGTATTAAGATGTCAGAATCTTGCTCGTCAATTTGTTTACTGGCCTAACATCTATAAAGATATTGAGGATTTGGCATTGAATTGTGAGATTTGTGCTAAGTATCAAAACTCTAATAGTAGACCTGAGTAATCGATATTCCTTGGAACAAAGTAGGGTGTGATCTTTTTGAGTTTCAAAGCAAAACATATTTACTTGTGGTTGATTACTTTTCGAAATTTGTTGAAATAGATATTCTTTCATCTGGTTACAGTAGTgccaatttaattattaaattaaagtcGATATTTGCGAGACACGGTATtcctacaatttttatttcagatAATGGTCCGCCATTTAATTCTAAGGAATTtgggacattttgtcaagactgGGGAATTGATCATCGGACATCTAGTCCATATTTACCCAGATCCAATGGTCTAGCGGAACGTATGGTGCAGACTatgaaaaaacttcttatgAAATCGGTAGAGAGCAAGTCTGATCCATATGTGGCATTGTTGCATTATAGAACAACGCCGAAGGGTGATTTACCAAGTCCATCTGAACTGTTAATGTCTAGAACTTTGCGTACTAAAATTCCTTCTGTTGCCAACAATTTTGATTCTAAAttgataaataaaaatgaatataCTGATAAGATACAGTCAAATATGAGGAAAGTGACAGAAAGGTATAATGCtaaatcaaaatccttaaaaccAATGCGTGAGGGTGACAAGGTAATGTTCAAAAAGAATCCTCAAAGTCATTGGTATCCGGGAAAAGTTGCAGAAATTTGCAAGGAACCAAGGTCATATATTATATTAGATCAAAATGGCTCTAAATTTAGAAGAAGTCATGATCATATAAGAAAATCAACTCAGAGTAGTTTAAATTATGCTAATATTGAGAATGATATAAATTCTGATAATTACGAAAACACAACGAATATACAGGAAACAGAAAGgtctatacaaaataatttatctgaggaacaaaatgttgaaaattatattactcGAAGTGGAAGAATTGTTAAAGAACCAGATAGACTCAATTTGTAATTTTGATATACATAACAttgtatttattaaatataGATGTATTAATTTTATGTTGCAAAGGGAGATGTTGTATACGTTAAGTGTATACTTATAAGCATTCACATTACGTTCATACTTTATTTATGTAAATACATTTAATTCTAATATGTGTAACCCTACAAATCTACCATACATAGTATAAAAACTTGTAACTATATTATGAAATAGAATAAAGAGTCATTCGTGAATTTGACTTAAATTAAAACACAACTCTTTCATATAacaataatgttcataaactagcataatatgcttgggacatatatgttaatatgctagaacatattatgtttgggacataaaatgtttgtaaatataatatgcttggatgtaaacatatattaatttagaaatagcccataaacatatatgtgtttacaaagagagacaaagtgtatgctggaagtaaaataatgaaagtacacacaaaaaaaattttttctgattcaatcacgaaattaattgatccaattaatttgtaattgaaatgtcttcaatcacagaaatggtagtatcaattaaaaaataattggaggtcaattaaaaagttaattgatccaattaaaaaattaattgatactattatttttatgattgatttttgtttcaattaaaaaatttgttcaatcaattaaatttttaattgaatattttttaaaactctattaaaattttatttggaaaaatgttcgtgaaatttttttgtgtgtaaccaattggcgcattacaaatatatatacacaaagaaaatttcattaaatataggaaaaatactatgtgtgaatataaacaagtataaatttacatattatgagtaaacatatatatgttgtgatataagacttcgccaaaaattgtatatgcttaagtaaaatattaaaatgagtattcggagagaaaattcattcggaaccaagataaaatatatttgaaaaaaaagagcatgagttttgtttatcactttcgcattacgggcacaatttttttatttcgtcaaaacaaatcggaacgtaggacgagtaagtcaaaatattcaaacaaaggtaattaaagggatcttcataaaaactaacgaaagggcactatacactgaacaaaaagcatgtccggttccaaagattgtgtctccactttaacaattttggtattgattccgaagcaaagaagcggagaatacaagtaaggatgcttttaagacacaattctcttttaaatggggttttgtgtacttgactctacgaagcacatttcaatttttcactttctcagctttttttcatatgctataaaatgtccgttaaaaacaagacttccagtagaaattatgctatgtttcaagtaaaaaaatctttaaaataaagtattgaaaaacatatcctattttttaatgatttttgccttgtagtcaagatgcaaaaatgcaacaaatttaaagacagtttcattaattttaaagaatttttctgaattattaaagtccagttgaccttagtccaaaaatttgttctttcatgttatgatacccatttttaagtcaaatcacttaattataacgacaacacgacttcattgaaagtatcgacctttgaacatggaaaaaactttatattggagaaatgcgtcttctaagctaagcaaaagttgtattcttattttatggacatgaactctttggcctcacgacaatattttttcagtgcactctttttagagttgtgaaagtaaaatgaaaacagggaaaacagtaaaaaattaaacagtaagatctacaaaaacaaagattagttcctctttattaatgagtagtccaagaggagttgacggattttttcgaaaatagaagcgggcattgagttcgagttttgccgctaaatttatttctcattttagcggcaaaaccagaataacattacaactttttccggtaaattgattataacatggtgggggaagatccaaagcaacaattgaattagtttattttctttaaaagaaattattaaagaaaagtaaaagggtaaacatggccattttaacgcgataatgccaatttataccggcattaagaattaaattaagtacaaaattattcgttaataaaaattcatatttatttgtatttctaaataaatggtgttacatgctagcaaacaattattcacgccaaaataaatttttatgtgctgttgtaaaattactgtttagaattcaaatataatgtgcttttgaatggttatcgttaaccttaggattcgatggaaaaatatttctatatactcgacttcacgttcttcttttgtaaaagtttttgaatttcttcgaaaattttaaacttgtatacaaaaacctttatttgttacacaatttttatttttgcaataaaa encodes:
- the LOC142224639 gene encoding uncharacterized protein LOC142224639, producing MPDVKSDEASGQVFATSLQPLNFKAPDIAKEWKTWHTKFKIFLRASNLESETDQRKVALLLHHLGTQSLDVFNSFDMDIDTVKYADLVMKLCSYFTPWINIVMERYKFFTYKQQEEQSVDEYVTALKNLSLSCEFGGLRNDLVRDIYICGLSAKMGHVRERLLTEDNISLERAVCISKNMVMAKENASIFQQDGGLEGVVSVIKTNTSNRFNNKYNSNNHYKTNINKKSNSGNCNRCGQIHRDKCPADGAKCYECGKVNHFARMCTFRKRFVKQMYADQNEGKEEEDDEDDLFIGVVDKKKNVTEWNVEVTIKHQKIICQIDTGAQANIMSAKTADMLKMKSFFKTSVRIFTFSGERIPVLGTVDLDFIYKDELFNATFFIVNMECKNIIGIEMAVKMNLVKEINSISINKTIEKYSDVLHGLGLLQNKCSFKIRDNIEPVIEPPRKIPFKLYESLRKEFHCVGCETKW